CCCGTCGCTCACGCGCACGGTGGACGTCGTCAACTGCCCCTGGTGAGCCGGGAGTCTCCTCCCTGAAGCACGACGGGCGGCCCTCGCGAGAGAGCCGCCCGTCTTTCTTCCAGGCCTGACGAACCTCGCGGTTACGGCCGCGTGTAGTTGATGGTCAGGCTGTAGGTAGCGGTGCCGGAGCCCGCGCCGCGGACCATGATGTACGCGGAGCTCTGGCCCGAGGGCACGGTCAGGGTGCACGTCTCGGAGGCGCCCGACAGGTTCGGGCGGCAGTCGAAGGCCGTGGTGGTAGGCGCCGAGCCGAAGCGCACGTACAGGTCCGGGTTCCGGGTGCCCGTCATCACCACCTTGAACTGGGTGCCGGCCACCACGCTGTACGGCCCGTGGTTCTTCTGCGTGTTCTTGCTCACCGAGCCGCTGGCCGTGTCGGTCGTCGGCGTGCCCGTGCCGCCGCCCCCACCGCCGTAGGTGCCCGTGAGCGTCAGGCCCGAGTACGAGCTGTAGCCGTGCAGCATCACGTACCAGGTGCCCGCCGCCGGGTTGCTGAAGGAGCACGTCTCCGCGTTGCCGCTCGAGTACGGACGGCAGTCGTAGGCGCTGGCGGTCGGCACCGCGCCGAAGCGCACGTACAGGTCCGCGTCACCCGAGCCACCGCTGGTGGTGAACGCGAGGCTGGACTGCCCGGCGGGCACCTCGAGCGTGTAGTACTTCTTGCTGCCGGAGCTGCCCGAGAGGTTGCTCACCGGCGCGCCGTTGCTCAGCGGCGTCGTCACGGGAGGCGGAGGAGGCACGCCCACCGCCAGCCACGCGTCCGTCACCGCCTGCACCGTCGCCGCGTCGTAGCCCAGCGCCTGCGCGGCCTGCACCGTGTACGCCTTGGCCTGCTCGAAGGTGGTGCTCGCGGTGAAGTAGTCCGTGTTGGCCTTGTAGAAGATGCGGCCGGCCTTCTCCGGGCCGATGGCCGCCACGCTGACGCTCGTCTTGCCGCGCGGGTGCGTGCCGCCCTTGGAGAGCAGCGCGAACACCAGGTTGCTGATGCCCGAGCTGTAGTGCACGTCCTGGCCGGCGTAGTCCCCGTAGAAGTCCAGCGAGACGCCGTCCTTGGCCGGATCGTCCATGTAGCGCAGCGCGTCCCCGGCCGTGCCCGGCGTCCAGATGTCCTCGCCGACCTTGAAGATGTCCGCGTCCACCGCCCAGCCGCGCGACCAGCTCTCGCACACGCCGGCGAAGATGTCCGAGTAGCTCTCGTTGAGGCCGCCGGACTCACCCGAGTAGATGAGGTCCGACTCGGAGTCCGTCACCGCGTGGCTCAGCTCGTGGACCGTCACGTCCAGGTCCTTGCCCAGCTCGATGGAGTCCACGCCGTCGCCGTCGCCGTACACCATCTGCGTGCCGTCCCAGTAGGCGTTCACGTAGTTGGTGCCGTAGTGCACGGTGCTGATCAGCGTCGCGCCCGCGTTGTCGTACGAGTCGCGGCCGAACAGCGTGCTGTAGCAGTCGTAGGTGACGCCCAGCATGTCGTAGTTCATGTCCACGTGGGCGTCGCCCACCGGCGCTTGGCCCTCGGAGCGCTTGAGCGTGCCCGGCGTGGAGCTGCCGTTGTTGGCCGAGTACACCTTGCGGTTGCGCGCCGAGTGGATCTGCGGATGC
The window above is part of the Hyalangium gracile genome. Proteins encoded here:
- a CDS encoding M4 family metallopeptidase — protein: MSNRLLKTFGAAWLGASLVACGALQEETPAPALPAKDADIQAALAQLDQARVVANTSEGVPFSIQGRLGQAQRFSAQGARENGDAVRGALNSIAPAFRLDGNDLVLRKSSVDAQGHRHLRFQQTLNGLKVVGAELVLHVDPEGLIYAANGSAHGAEDVPAQAKLAPEAALKAAEAGAKALRATAEGAPSLVYLRPDGSGELRLAWQVRVKGERDGMPSDDFLYVDAQRGGVLALHPQIHSARNRKVYSANNGSSTPGTLKRSEGQAPVGDAHVDMNYDMLGVTYDCYSTLFGRDSYDNAGATLISTVHYGTNYVNAYWDGTQMVYGDGDGVDSIELGKDLDVTVHELSHAVTDSESDLIYSGESGGLNESYSDIFAGVCESWSRGWAVDADIFKVGEDIWTPGTAGDALRYMDDPAKDGVSLDFYGDYAGQDVHYSSGISNLVFALLSKGGTHPRGKTSVSVAAIGPEKAGRIFYKANTDYFTASTTFEQAKAYTVQAAQALGYDAATVQAVTDAWLAVGVPPPPPVTTPLSNGAPVSNLSGSSGSKKYYTLEVPAGQSSLAFTTSGGSGDADLYVRFGAVPTASAYDCRPYSSGNAETCSFSNPAAGTWYVMLHGYSSYSGLTLTGTYGGGGGGTGTPTTDTASGSVSKNTQKNHGPYSVVAGTQFKVVMTGTRNPDLYVRFGSAPTTTAFDCRPNLSGASETCTLTVPSGQSSAYIMVRGAGSGTATYSLTINYTRP